A stretch of Fusobacterium periodonticum ATCC 33693 DNA encodes these proteins:
- a CDS encoding mechanosensitive ion channel family protein: MDKTFFEKMLEKLLVDLQNYLPLLAGKLVAFLLVCFIWPKITKFILRLLDKSRTLKNNDPLLLSFLKSLVKAIMYVIEAFLLIGIIGIKATSLVTILGTAGVAVGLALQGSLANLASGILILFFKQVSKGDFVSSLDKTIEGTVESIHILYTVIKQANGPLIFVPNNQIANASIINYSRNPYRRLDLVYSSSYDVPVDKVISVLHEVANDEKRIIKDNPDMPITITLNKHNASSLDYIFRAWVKKEDYLDAMFACNANVKKYFDKNNIEIPYNKLDLYMKK; this comes from the coding sequence ATGGACAAAACTTTTTTTGAAAAAATGTTGGAAAAACTATTGGTAGATTTACAAAATTATCTACCTTTATTGGCTGGGAAGCTTGTAGCTTTCTTACTTGTATGTTTTATATGGCCTAAAATAACAAAATTTATATTGAGACTTTTAGATAAATCTAGAACATTAAAAAATAATGACCCTTTACTTTTATCATTTTTAAAATCTTTAGTAAAAGCAATTATGTATGTTATAGAAGCTTTTCTATTAATAGGAATTATAGGAATAAAAGCTACATCTCTTGTAACAATTTTAGGTACTGCTGGAGTTGCTGTAGGTTTAGCTTTACAAGGTAGTTTAGCTAACCTTGCCAGTGGTATCTTAATTCTATTCTTTAAGCAAGTTTCTAAAGGGGATTTTGTTTCAAGTTTAGATAAAACTATAGAAGGAACTGTAGAAAGTATACATATCTTATATACAGTTATAAAGCAAGCTAATGGACCTTTGATTTTTGTTCCTAATAATCAAATAGCTAATGCTTCTATTATTAACTACTCTAGAAATCCATATAGAAGACTTGATTTAGTTTATTCATCTTCTTATGATGTTCCTGTTGATAAAGTAATATCAGTTTTACATGAAGTTGCTAATGATGAAAAAAGAATTATTAAAGATAATCCTGATATGCCTATTACTATAACTTTAAATAAACATAATGCTAGCTCACTTGACTATATTTTCAGAGCTTGGGTAAAAAAAGAAGACTATCTTGATGCTATGTTTGCATGTAATGCTAATGTTAAAAAATATTTTGATAAAAACAATATTGAAATTCCATATAATAAATTAGATTTATATATGAAAAAGTAA
- a CDS encoding ABC transporter substrate-binding protein, producing the protein MKKKFIYLCLIVTIVLLGCFGKENKNKEVLKTNEEKIITIAQKAEIKTLDPQKTVDSASLSVIQMINQRLFKIDNNGNIVPEIAEEVIKVNAKTTLIKIKKDLFFSNGESITVDDVLFSLNRAKESPRMTQDFYMIESFEKVDDSIIKVKTFYEAGNLLHKLASMGASIMNKKALEENENNIIGSGMFKLKEWVAGDRLVLERNTYFKDANSNIKEIVIKFIPEANSRMIMLETGEVDIAEALLPLDFQKISKEDNKFTTVEMQSSSNMFIGFDLRDKHLADKRVRQAIAYAINNQDIVDSIYNGSATVATSPVPKITTGHNENSNNYPQNIEKAKELLAEAGYADGFNIVLNVNEDNQRVDTAVVIQDNLKAIGINVEIKTYQWASYVAFVENPAQEKGMFLMAWNIANDDPDELLYPLYHSSQIDAHTNVVFYKNEDFDSLISKARETVDKEKRIDLYKKAQDIIQEDLPHYAILYPMQNFAYKKNIKGIEVNKRGYFNFQNTIIE; encoded by the coding sequence ATGAAAAAGAAGTTTATTTATTTATGTTTAATTGTAACTATAGTATTGTTAGGATGTTTTGGAAAAGAAAATAAAAATAAAGAAGTTCTTAAAACTAACGAGGAAAAAATAATTACAATAGCTCAAAAAGCTGAAATTAAAACTTTAGACCCACAAAAAACAGTTGATTCAGCTTCATTATCTGTAATACAAATGATTAACCAAAGATTATTTAAAATAGATAACAATGGAAATATAGTTCCAGAAATAGCAGAAGAAGTAATAAAAGTTAATGCAAAAACTACTCTTATAAAAATAAAAAAAGATTTATTTTTTAGCAATGGGGAGTCTATAACAGTAGATGATGTATTATTCTCATTAAATAGAGCTAAAGAATCTCCAAGAATGACACAAGATTTCTATATGATTGAAAGTTTTGAAAAAGTAGATGACTCTATAATAAAAGTTAAAACTTTTTATGAAGCAGGAAATTTACTTCACAAATTAGCTTCAATGGGAGCTTCTATTATGAATAAAAAAGCCTTGGAAGAAAATGAAAATAATATAATTGGTTCAGGAATGTTTAAATTAAAAGAATGGGTAGCAGGAGATAGATTAGTTTTAGAAAGAAATACATACTTTAAAGATGCTAACTCAAATATTAAAGAAATAGTTATAAAGTTTATTCCAGAAGCAAATAGTAGAATGATAATGTTAGAAACAGGAGAAGTTGATATTGCAGAAGCATTGTTACCATTAGATTTCCAAAAAATTTCAAAAGAAGATAATAAATTTACAACAGTTGAAATGCAATCTTCAAGCAATATGTTTATAGGATTTGATTTAAGAGATAAACATTTAGCTGATAAAAGAGTAAGACAAGCTATTGCCTATGCAATAAATAATCAAGATATAGTTGATAGCATATACAATGGAAGTGCAACTGTTGCAACATCTCCTGTTCCTAAAATTACAACAGGACACAATGAAAATTCTAATAATTATCCTCAAAATATAGAAAAAGCTAAAGAACTTTTAGCAGAAGCTGGATATGCTGATGGCTTTAATATAGTTTTAAATGTAAATGAGGATAACCAAAGAGTTGATACTGCAGTAGTAATCCAAGATAATTTAAAAGCTATTGGGATAAATGTAGAAATAAAAACATATCAATGGGCTTCATATGTAGCCTTTGTAGAAAATCCTGCTCAAGAAAAAGGAATGTTCTTAATGGCATGGAATATAGCTAATGATGATCCTGATGAACTTCTATATCCACTTTATCATAGCTCTCAAATAGATGCTCATACTAATGTAGTGTTCTATAAAAATGAGGACTTTGATAGTTTAATATCAAAAGCAAGAGAAACTGTTGATAAAGAAAAAAGAATAGATTTGTATAAAAAAGCACAAGATATTATTCAAGAAGATTTACCACACTATGCAATATTATATCCAATGCAAAATTTTGCATATAAGAAAAATATAAAAGGAATAGAAGTTAATAAAAGAGGATATTTTAATTTCCAAAATACAATCATAGAGTAG